The following nucleotide sequence is from Zingiber officinale cultivar Zhangliang chromosome 10A, Zo_v1.1, whole genome shotgun sequence.
ggtcattcagtatatattctttaatatatactcatgtgtcaacctaatatctcatatccatgacttgtaagattaagtcatccattgacctacatgctagtctcaacgcattaatattgtccttgtatataatgcttgactaagaatagttaagagtagtattctatatatatctacaatatctgactatcaattcaactaattgatatgctatagaagataagaacctactatccaaggacattattatacttattaaatcagcattgaattaaaataaatataataatcaactttgtcttttattagtaatgaaatatgatacaacatgaatcctttacaatcatctcataaattggtactagggttaatactaaAAGTTTCCCCTCTTTCTCCCTCTTCCTGACTCTTCCCGATGGCTGCGGCGGCTGTTAGCACGCGACTGGTGGATATTGCGGCCGCTAGCACGCGGTTGGCGGCTGTGGAGGCCGCTAGCACGCGGCTAGTGACTGTGGCAGTCGCCAGCACGCGGCTGACGACTTTGGCGGCAACCAGGAAGCAACTGACAACTATGTCGGTTGTCAATACGTTGCTGGTGACTGTTATGGCGCCTATAGCGACCACCAGTACATGGTTGGCTTCTTTGTCGGCTACCAGTGCATAGGTTGGGTAGCCAGCTGCTTGTTCCTGTTGAATTTATCCTAGcatgtcatttttttttattaattttagctaaattttatttctgttgtagtttactgcatttgctgctcttctccgGTTGAACTACACATATTCAGGTATAATTACATGGTTGAATTTAGAtgtaaattaagttaatattttgatatataacATGACATAGTCATACAGTGATTTTAGGCTACGTTTAGTTGGGTGTAATataatctagcttgtaatgtaatcaaatttataatgtaatgtaatgtaatgtaatcttgattacattactatgtttgataatgtaatgtatgtaatctttaatTACAAGGGtaattatattcttttgtttgatgtccattattttttataagaaatgtaatttgtattattataaaatgacaaaaatatcttgCGATCTCTACCGATGGCTGTCGCACCTCTACCGGAGCTTGCGACAGCCATCGGCAACCAGCCACCACCACCAGCAACCGTCGGTAGCCTCCACAGGCCACCATCGTTGGCAATCGGTGACCCACCGGTAACTGGAGGTCGCTGCCGATGGTCGGCGGCGACAGCGGCTAGCGATTGCCGACGACGGTGGTGGAGGTCGGAGACGGCGACAATAGGCGACGGCCTAAGGGTATATTCAGCATTTAAATTTTGGTGAAACGGTGACCTCTTAATGTAATCGAATTATATAGTATTtgttttataatctagattataaaacttcactaccttttgtaattcagattacattatattacaagtttaaaattaaaccaaataaaataatcagtcttgtaatgtaatcctgattacattacaaggcatattacaccctaccaaacgtagccttagtGTTGATAGATACTCCATGTTTAATATATGGAAAAACAATCTACATTTCTTTTGGTTCACTAAGTTGAATATTCAATAGAAAGTGAACGTTATGTCTAATCTAACTTATTATGTTGTTAAATGAAAATTGCTCACACTATATTATGTTTGATTACTTTatttaaggttaaattaaattgtacaagtttaataatattttaaattatattctcattaggcgacaatgtctatgaacaaagcatggatgtacaatcgattacaaaataaatttattagaaatgattttattgctgaagtagaAGAATTTGTCAACTTTGCTAAGAGTCATCTATAATGTATAAATGGTGTTGAGTTACAGTGTCGTTGTAATCACtccaaatgtagaaataaagcCTTCTGTGATGAGGATATCATGAAAATACATATATGTAAAAATGGTTTTATGTCAAATTACTATAATTGATACTGTCACGAAGAGCCTTATTTGTATAAACCAATTGGGTCTTCTGGTGGTTCTTCATCTAGTACAACTTTTACTATGCTTGAATCATCAACTTATTATATTGGAATGCAATTAATGGTTCACGATGCAATGAATGTTGTAGTTGATTATTCCGATATCAACGAAATAAcaacacctgaatatcagcaactatatgaaatattAAAGGCTAATGAAAGAaaagtgtgggaagacattcccTCTGGTCATTCGTAATTATCGGTTACTgaaaggttattgaatatgaaagtagaatatcatttttcaataaaatgttacgatgacatatgtcaattgatgtcagagttgtttCCTGCTGACAAAATAATGACGAATAGTTTTTACACTACAAAGAGATTGGTTAGAGATTTATGTTTGcatgtagagaagattgattgttataTAAACAACTACATAAttttttggaatgaagacagtgaactaagtgaatgcaaaatctacattcaccctcgttataagcatcgTATTCGCATACCatggaagaagaaaacaaatatTGCTTAGAAAGTGATGTATTACTTCCCTTTAACTGCTAGATTTCAATACTTGTATGCATCTGTCGCTACAGCTTATCACATGATGTGGCATCATGAACATGAGCATGAAAGAGGAattatgtgtcatccttgtgattcaccTACATGGAAATATTTTGATACTGTatttccctcctttgcaatggaaccacgtaatatgAGATTGAGAATTTCCGTAGATGGTTTCAATCATTTGATCAGTCGAAACAACAGTATTctataggaccgttgcggccggctggaaggggggttgttggatatcctgtaaaatcaaaacaaacgaacaacccttcctcgaactctttaagctaacacttgtaaaataaacaaagcagataaataaaacattaaaaagacgaggcacaagatttacttggttacaaccgatgtggttgttaatccaaggaaggttaagcgcactagaatactccttcaggcagagaagcctcttacaacgttgaagcacagaaaacagaagtttaaatacaactctaaagcatacaagcgttggaaatgaattactggagttcgttgaaaagcttctggaccaaggctatatttatagccttggttggggcgccccgaagggttccgggtgccctaggggtgataaaactttatcccccaacgttcagaacgtGTTAGACGTGTTCTGGTCAAACAtcctggtctgggcgcccggaggggttccgggcgccccgggctgtttcGGGCGCTCTGGACCcccaagtcaacagatgttgacttttctcCGTCGGGGTCTTTGATCCGGTTCgatccgcctcggtccgggtcttctactccggatccgctcacttgggtgatctttgccatccggaaaagggctcacccgaacccaacttctggtcttctcgagcagccttctggcttctcgtccctcggaatcaccgcgtgtttccttctcgtccaccaacgtactcatccgcagtcttcgtcccacggtcgcaccccgtgccgaccttctcgctagctgcgtctcttgctccccgagcaatcttccgctccgtctttcgtccctcggaaccaccacacactttcttctcgtccaccggggtactcttccgcagcacctcgtccctcggacgcaccgcgtgtcgtccttcgtgctagctgcgtcttccgctcgagttcttgtgctcctacacacttagacacaaggttagaaacacacaggaactaacttaacttgttgatcacaccaaaacaaccttggggctccaacaatctccccctttttgatgtgatcaacccaagttaagctagggtcaaaaataaatatgaaaattaaacaacttatattgcaataacgtgcaacaagatagaaatattaaatttcaaaaaaattccaattttcaatttttaattttttacctcccctagacttatactttttcttctccccctttgatcacataaaaaaattggggttgcaaaaaaaaatctaagggttgttacttagaaaatttataaagatccatttcaatgattttctggaaaatatttctaagtcaaggaaaatttttaagtcaagaaaaatttctaagtcattaagaactttttagaaaattttgagacttttgaaaattttacaataattttcacaaaagcaatatcaaaatattaaagaaaatttctaagttaaatatacCTTTTTGGAAAATTTCCAAGTTTTCGTTATGAAAATTAAGAGTTTTCTCAGTAGAAAACTTTatgcataaaattttttttggaacatgtagaaataatttaaaaaaatttctatgcatttatttttaattttattttattttatgcttttatcagaaagttttaaatttccattttaacttattacaatttctcaaatttgaagtaagaaaatttaaacatgCGAAGAATCGTATCATGTTAATATCTGTTAATAGGTTGTCGAGATATTTTAATCGACAGGCTATTTCTTTCAGCTTTAAAgtaacaaatattaaacatgcaagaaTTTGTAAtgacaaaataattggtaaaacttcatttgacaatttttctaatttgcaagattcattcgacaaaatattttgtagcttgcaagaatcttttggcaatatttctgatttgcaaaattcttttgacaaaataatttgtaattcgcaagaatctttcgtcaaaatattttgtaattcgaaaaattctttcgataatattcttaatttgcaagaagtgttcggcagttgattttctaattcgaaaaactctttcaatgattcaatttttaattcgcaaaaaatttcaggtaatttttcgattaattgaaccagttgttcaaagggtagaggtcataccctacttacctcgtcggccgttggttctccccctgttgaactactttcttctgaagactctccccctttctcgatgctcatctcggatgagCTTTCTTCATCTGTAGGTGGGTCTTCCGCTATGATTGTTGTCTCGACAATTTCTTTGATCTCGGACTATTCTGTCGGTGGCTTGGTGTCTGTTGAGTCGTCGGCTTCCAAAGGTTCTTCgtgaatcttcaagaacttttcccaaagttgtTTTGcacttttgtactctccgactctgttgatatcttcatttggtattacggttagaatgtgaaattctgcccgtccgtttgccatcgattcgttacgttgTTTGTTGGTCTAGAGGCGTAAattgatttcttctccattcgcgTTCTTCGGTtctcataaccaaatttcattattgaaaaaataccaaaatcagagtttagatatacctccattttttgtttccaaacggcaaactccccctcgaatgctggtgggtagtcgctagctccgaccatcgttttgttgcttcagatggtggttagtccttctgaggggtactctgctctgataccacttgtagaaccGTTGCAgccggctggaaggggggttgttggatatcctgtaaaatcaaaacaaacgaacaacccttccttgaactctttaagctaacacttgtaaaataaacaaagcagataaataaaacattaaaaagacgaggtacaagatttacttggttacaaccgatgtggttgttaatccaaggaaggttaagcgcactagaatactccttcaggcgaagaagcctcttacaacgttgaagcgcagaaaacagaagcttaaataCAACTCTAAAGCATACAAGCGTTAGAAATGAATGACTGGAGTTCGTTGAAAAACTTCTAGactaaggttatatttatagtcttggtcggggcgccccgaagggttccgggtgccctgagggggataaaactttatcccccaacgttcagaatgCGTTAGACGTGTTCTGGTCAAACATCCTGGTCTGGGCgtccggaggggttccgggcgccccggaccccaagtcaacagatgttgacttttctcTGTCGGGGCCTTTGCTCCGGTTCggtccgcctcggtccgggtcttctactccggatccgctcacttgggtgatctttgccatcAGGAAATGGGCTCGCTCGAACCCAActtttggtcttctcgagcagccttccgctccggcttctcgtccctcggaatcaccgcgtgtttccttctcgtccaccagcgtactcatccgcaatcttcatccctcggtcgcaccccgtgccgaccttctcgctagctgcgtctcttgctccccgagcaatcttccgctccgactttcgtccctcggaaccaccgcacgcttccttctcatccaccggggtactcttcagcagcacctcgtccctcggacgcaccgcgtgtcgtccttctcgctagctgcattttCCGCTCGagttcctgtgctcctaagctcctgcacacttagacacaaggttagaaacacacgggacctaacttaacttgttgatcacaccaaaacaaccttggggctccaacatattcatcttggccagttatattaacaccgtacaatttacTACTATGAAtctgcatgaaagatgaatttatgttctttACTGTGCTTATTTCTGatccaaccaatcccaaagagaagatagatgttttcttgcaactGCTAATTGCCAAATTAAATGATTTATGAAATATAGGGTCGGCGATGttacaagtaaaattaattttagattgcatgttgtattattatggacgatcagtgatttttcagcatactcaatgttgtcaggaTGGAGCATAGTTGATAAATTAATTTGTCCACACTGCATGACAGATTCTAATATATTTTCATTATCTTGCAGTGGGAAAGTATCTTGTCGGTAATATTGTTTTTTCAATATAAGGTCATTAATATGAATTAATTATAGCATATAcattaataaatatcatgctaACTTGTTAATTACATCttatcaattaattcattatcgATTAACACTTCCTATTTATACCTTAcacttattattatttattaataattgtAATTAGCTAAGATTTTATTCCATTTAATCTTATTTCCTCATAATTAGAATTAGCCAAGATtttctatttaattatatatctcATGAAACTTAATAAACTCTTCCCTcctcaatatttttcaaaaatcctaGTCATTCTCTCATAAGTGCTTCATgcccttttcttttctcatcaacaatTCTATACGGTTATGCTCTCTCGCCGGTGATATTCTCAGGTAACTCCATTATTCTCCTTCGCCAATAATATTTCTTTCTcgttcttttttttctttctcgatAATAACATGAATCAGAGATTATTTTATCTATACAAcgtaaagtaaaatactttagcagaaaaaagtttttcaaaattaaaattaataaaattttatttatattcaaCAATgtctgaaaaaaataaataatttaacaatttatcaataaaaaattatctaaatattagcaagaaaactaaattttatataaagataatgttttatttaaaaaaaaatcaaaatttttataACCTTATCAATCCCAAATTCAAATGAAAAAAAGGcttgacattttttttaaaaaatatattaattttttttttttttatctaagttCTCAAGTAATCTTGAGACGACCTTTATTGGATGAGAGACAGACTAAAAACGATTAGATCGAAGCATCCATCTGGCGATAAAAGGTTAGGATGATTTTCatacaataatttaaattttatattgacATTTTTTAACGTCGGTAGAGTTTGAACCACTGATGACACTAAAGTGCCATGTTAGTATTCACTTGTACTTTTCTATTTTACTTAGTGGCCAGTGTATCAAATTAAATCATCTCATTCGAATATTAATTGGATTATGTCTTGACCACTTACGCTAATGATTAGTAGTCATCTGAAATTTATTTCTTCGGTATTATTCTAGAGATGGATTGACGAAGAcgttaggataataaaaatattgaGACGAACAAATCACCATTTTACCACATGGATGCAAGGCCAAGATACTGAATTACTAAAAATAAGAGAGGAAGCAATTTCAACAACAGCGATTGCTCCTTTGCGCAAccagtttttttttattactagTTCAAACGATAGGTACAAATACTAATTTTAATGGATAAGAAAAAGACATTTTTAAAGGAGTTGTGAAAAAGAGATGTCTACTTTTTTTAAATCAAAACAGCTTCTCACCCAGCCTTTTATGAATGATTATTTATCTATCTAAATTTTTCTAGGGTGTAGGAATCATAAATCAATCCTACCTACTATATCTTAAAACTTGAATAGTTTATTCAAAAGATCTTCTCGGATGAACCTAATAAGTTAGCGCATAAGATATTATCATCTTAAATAATTTACTCAAATGATCATATTATCGCACAACTATTATAATATAGGTGTATAACAGTATATGATCAAtagtatattataataattatgaatcACAGTTAGAAATAATTCGAATAATAAAAATAGAGTGAGATCtgcttttttttaatgattaataaaaagaatatttgtttataattttaataaaaatgccTTTCTTCTAATTTTTTCCAATCCAATTTTGTTTTTCTAAAAGACATCAGCTTTTATAatgttctataatttttttttcccttctaagTACTGGTAAATTCCTCTCCTGCTCATCCTAACAAATCTTGACCGATCATTTTCCAGCCTAACGCATTAGTTAAAAACTCTATTAAAGTGATGCAGgactaatataaaaaaaattgagtttcAATATATCATAACTTTTAAATTATGTATTAAAATAAGATGATCAAATTAAAActcattcaaaattatatatatatatatcttttcaGCTACTCGAATATtactttttactattttaaataattttttattttaagattcAGGCATTCTTATCTTTTCCAAAGTAAGgttgatatttttaaaatttctatttaattGTTTTAGACAttactttttattattaaattaatttattttcgaTAAATCAACTGTTTCTTTTCATTTATGTATTTTCTAATGTCCTGTGTTttcttccatttttctctaattttTATCTCCAAAAAAATCGCTACCGCTGAGGCCTAAACGGATGCTCCGTCGACTCTGAGGAGGAAGTCATAAAGTCAACACGCGCGTATGCACTGAGTGGGAGAATAAGAAAGAAGACTAAACTTGCACAATCATTCTCAATGACGTTTGTGATTAGCTCATCTACGGTGACATCTTAACACCGAAGGGTTTAAGGTCAATCATGTGCACTGACAGAGGAATAACAATGACAcgtcttaaattaaaataataataataatagtagtaGGAGGTTCAAATaacattaaatttagaaattaatttaatcctataaaattttttcatcaactattaaaataaattaaaaaaatactcatAATAAATGACTTAAAAACTAAAAAGCTATTATCCCTTagttgtaagttttttttttgcaagTAGAAAACTACTTGCCATTCAGAAAAAAGATCAAGCTGAACAGAGAGCAATGTCAGTTTGACTATGATATTAAAAGATAATTATATTCAGACGTCCCTCACAATTACCGGTTAGGGAAGGGAAATGTCAGTTTAACTATAATTCATATTCTCATGGTGTTAAAAATGTGATTTCTCATGGTGTTTGAATTGAAATTAAGAGGCGCATGAGATTGATTTCTCAAGTACGGTTTTAGTTTCACATTGAGAAAATTTATGATTTTGTGATTGATTTATAATGTATTATAAGTATTAATATTGTAAATATACACATAGAGGAACTCTTTCTCAAGCGTGCCCAGGGTGTAAATTCATAACTCTGGTTACATTTAATCAAGTTGATTTGTGTTCGAGTACCATCATCTGTGCGGTTGAATGTCGAACTGATTAGGAAAAAAATTGTTCAAGCAAATGAACAAAATATGaaggatagaaaaaaaaaaaaaaagagattctTCCATCTTTGTAACCCAATTTTCTTCATTTCGATCGACAATTTTTTCAGTGATAATAATAAGATATTTGTTCAGTTCACTATGAACAACCTATGCTGGATTGCAACCATAGTTTCTCCATTGTATCTTGAAAAATAGATGTTCATTGTAACCTCAAAATATCACCGAATGAGAcgaatctattttaaggaaaTTACATCAAACATATACCTCGACATCTCTTTTTCCTGACTAGGCAACACATTCAGAATCGACAGTTGAGTGTCTTACGTCTTAACTTGACAGCACTCAACTTCCACTCAGGAGTACTCAATTGACTCTTTACTTGATGACTCAATATTAGGTGACTTGGCAGGTCGTGCACTCGGTGCCCCGACTCAACACTCGACAACTCGAGAACTCAGCTTCCCACTCGGATCTCGTGGCACTCGGGAAGCAATCAGAGCAATCTTCCTACTCACGACAATCCACTCAGACTTGAACTACAACCTTCTTACTCAGGAACACCGTTTGGATAAAGAAAACAGATTGACCTAATCAAACCTGACTAATCGCTTAAAATTATCAACTAAGCTATATTGACAGATAAATCTgagttaatttttataattttaattcagtAAATTCTCGAACAAGCAACAATCCAATAGATTGtggaatatttttcaaattacttCAAATACCAATCTAATTTCATGAAAAAGGATTCTCTTCCATGAAAAAAAGTTCTTTCTATTACACAAGCTGAGGGATTAGAGAAAGAAACACCTCACTTCAGAATCCTACAACTCGATGGTGAGTCGAAGGTAAAGCAAAAAGAAGATCAGGGAAAGCAAATCCTTCATCTCGATCAAACAACCAATCTACACAATCCCAAACAAAAGAATTATCGAGTTCATTCTCCATTAGTGTCACTGATATTGCACGGCTTCACTGCATCAGGGCAATGACAGGAGAGACGGTAGTGGGAGTAGGAATGCCCATGTACTGAAACCTCGGTGACAGCCTAACTTTGGGGCTTGGCCTTGGAGAAGGAATTGGAAATTTGTTCCAAATGGGTGAAGGAACCACCCTGGGAGAGAGGTTGACTTGCTCGAGGGCCTTGGACCGGAGATCGGCAGAGTAGTCACAGACACAGCTAATACGAGCACCGGTGCCGGTCGACCATTTGAACGACAAAGGCTTTCCGATCTCGAAAACCACTTCCTCACTTCCCTCCCTTGCATTGTTTTGCTCTGAAGGCTGTTCAACTTCTTTGCTCTCCACTTCATTCCTATCATTAGCCATCTCATTCACAACCTCAGTCACTGCCACTGCTATTTCAACACCATTCTTATCCTGCGTGGGGTACTCGTCGTCGTCGACGGCACACCTCTGCAAAGAAAAAGGTTAAAGAATTGATCCTTTggatgaaaagaagaaagaattAACTAGTTCACCTTGACATCAGTGAGGTCTACATGGTTGTCCTCAAGGAAACTAATGAATTCCTTGAAGTGGTATTCTGTAGGGAGGTAATGCCCACTGTATGGCCATATAGCCTGATATTTTAACAGCTTATTAGATAATTAACAACAGATTAAGGTCACATTAACTTGGATGTCTTTCATACCTTTAGTATGCCTTCCTTTGCAACCATCCTACCAGCAGCTGATGTAGCTCCTCCAGCCAAGAAACTAGAGTGCTGAAATGTGCCTTTGTTCTTCTGCTCAGATGAACAACACCATGTCAGTAAGCTAAATAGGCATTGAACACACCATGTTTAGATCTTTTTTACATACTCGCCCGACGTATAATGTCCTCGAGGTGCTGAGAACGAATATCCACTTGGATCCTTCAGTAGTACTCAGAAGCTCCTGACTTTGTTTATACAGAAGCTTCCCCTTGTCCGCAATGACTTCATAAGCTTCTCTCTCTTTCTGCAATTTGAACCTGCTTTGTGAGATTCATTCTAATGGGGAAAGGAAAAAAAGTTTTGTTGTACAAGGAGCTTACTGGACCAAGGTAGGTAATCAACTGCTTTTGAAGCTTGCTTCTCAGGCACTTTTCGAGGTTCACTTCTCTTCCATCTCCAACATCCAACCTTCATAAGGAGAAAGCATCAGCCAAAAACCACTCGTAAACAAAAGAATTGCATGGTTCTTAGTTTGTACCAGTAGAAGAATGGCTGGGAGCTTTCACAGGCAAACCAAACATCGTAGTACAGATGCAGATTGTGACCATACCGATGCCGGGGATCGATCTGCGCAATGGAAACTAACTTCTTTGAACTCGTCTTTGAACATGGTTTACAGAGGAAACAGATGGATGCTTACAGCTTCTAGCCAGTGCTGCAATGCCAGTTTCTGGGCCTTTTCGTCTTTGGATAAACCCTTACCGACCTGAAACAGAGAATAGATTTCATTTCATGG
It contains:
- the LOC122027281 gene encoding IQ domain-containing protein IQM1-like; translated protein: MVSSPLSKAVLQKSLSFKNWEPQEQASNNEVAASHPSRIKTPVNFVVPRVKLPQPASSFTSPRILSELDDAATTLQKVYKGYRTRRNLADCAVVVEELWWKALDFASLKRTSVSFFHEEKQETAVSKWSRAKNRLARVGKGLSKDEKAQKLALQHWLEAIDPRHRYGHNLHLYYDVWFACESSQPFFYWLDVGDGREVNLEKCLRSKLQKQLITYLGPKEREAYEVIADKGKLLYKQSQELLSTTEGSKWIFVLSTSRTLYVGRKNKGTFQHSSFLAGGATSAAGRMVAKEGILKAIWPYSGHYLPTEYHFKEFISFLEDNHVDLTDVKRCAVDDDEYPTQDKNGVEIAVAVTEVVNEMANDRNEVESKEVEQPSEQNNAREGSEEVVFEIGKPLSFKWSTGTGARISCVCDYSADLRSKALEQVNLSPRVVPSPIWNKFPIPSPRPSPKVRLSPRFQYMGIPTPTTVSPVIALMQ